A genomic stretch from Candidatus Baltobacteraceae bacterium includes:
- the ilvB gene encoding biosynthetic-type acetolactate synthase large subunit, with the protein MHGRRTGAAIVLDTLENLGVETVFGYPGGAIMPLYDALYDHRLAHVLVRHEAAAVFAASGYARSTGRTGVCVATSGPGATNLITGIVDALMDNVPLVALTGQVRTAVMGTDAFQEVDVAAITHQVTKRNIVVRSIDQIEPALREAFSLASGSRPGPVLVDLPTDVLRALVPSEHLDPRVESSSPRAKPQAEPALLDAAIAALATAERPVVIVGGGARWSGATEVFRSFAARAGAPIVATLHGLGAAYPGDPAFLGMLGMHGWKRANHAVAKADVIFALGMRFDDRVTGDPSKFAPNARTIVHADIDRSEFNKVVPAQITLHGDLRETLVALDHRLARVALPSFAQWRAQACAPHERLPCDDTRDDHLSATDFLDALFAALPADAIVSTDVGQHQMWAAQRVRASHPQHFLTSGGLGSMGFGLPAAIGAQVAHPGRTVVAIVGDGGFQMSMAELATLRRHDLPVKIVLLDNRNLGMVRQWQELFYNARYSATALPDNPEFTTIARAYGVEARLVDHANAVDAAIARMIESSGPMLLHCACYPHENVWPIIPSGKGVDDLLEALPA; encoded by the coding sequence GTGCACGGGAGGCGTACGGGCGCAGCCATCGTTCTCGATACGCTCGAGAACCTCGGGGTCGAAACGGTCTTCGGGTATCCGGGCGGCGCGATCATGCCGCTCTATGACGCGCTCTACGATCACCGGCTCGCGCACGTACTGGTACGGCACGAAGCGGCCGCCGTTTTTGCCGCAAGCGGCTACGCGCGCTCGACCGGACGCACCGGCGTCTGCGTCGCGACCTCAGGGCCCGGTGCGACGAATCTGATCACCGGCATCGTCGATGCGCTGATGGACAACGTCCCGCTCGTCGCGCTGACCGGACAAGTGCGCACGGCGGTGATGGGAACCGACGCATTCCAGGAAGTCGACGTCGCGGCGATTACTCATCAGGTGACCAAACGCAACATCGTCGTGCGCTCGATCGATCAGATCGAGCCCGCGCTGCGCGAGGCGTTTTCGTTGGCTTCGGGTTCGCGGCCGGGGCCCGTGCTGGTCGATCTTCCAACCGACGTGCTGCGGGCGCTCGTGCCTTCAGAGCACCTCGATCCGCGTGTCGAATCGAGTTCGCCTCGGGCCAAGCCGCAGGCTGAGCCGGCGTTGCTCGACGCGGCGATCGCCGCGCTGGCAACGGCGGAGCGGCCGGTCGTCATCGTCGGCGGCGGCGCGCGCTGGTCGGGCGCGACCGAGGTCTTTCGCTCGTTCGCGGCGCGCGCCGGTGCTCCGATCGTGGCGACGCTCCACGGCTTGGGGGCGGCGTATCCGGGCGACCCTGCCTTCTTGGGAATGCTCGGTATGCACGGCTGGAAGCGCGCGAATCATGCGGTCGCGAAAGCCGACGTGATCTTCGCGCTCGGCATGCGCTTCGACGACCGCGTGACCGGCGATCCGTCGAAATTCGCACCCAATGCGCGTACGATCGTGCACGCCGATATCGATCGCTCCGAGTTCAACAAGGTCGTGCCCGCGCAGATCACGCTGCACGGCGACTTGCGCGAAACGCTGGTCGCGCTCGATCATCGCCTGGCTCGCGTCGCCCTTCCCTCGTTCGCGCAGTGGCGCGCGCAGGCGTGCGCTCCGCACGAACGGCTACCTTGCGACGATACGCGCGACGACCACCTCTCCGCAACCGATTTTCTGGATGCGCTCTTCGCCGCGCTGCCCGCCGACGCAATCGTCAGCACCGACGTCGGCCAGCATCAGATGTGGGCGGCGCAGCGCGTGCGTGCGAGTCATCCGCAGCACTTCCTCACCTCGGGCGGCCTGGGTTCGATGGGTTTCGGTTTGCCGGCCGCGATCGGCGCGCAGGTCGCTCATCCGGGGCGCACCGTGGTCGCGATCGTCGGCGACGGCGGCTTCCAAATGTCGATGGCGGAACTCGCAACACTGCGCCGGCACGATCTGCCGGTCAAGATCGTCTTGCTCGACAACCGCAACCTCGGCATGGTGCGGCAGTGGCAGGAGCTCTTTTACAATGCGCGCTACTCGGCAACGGCGCTGCCCGACAATCCCGAGTTCACCACGATTGCACGCGCCTACGGAGTCGAAGCGCGTCTGGTCGATCACGCGAACGCCGTGGACGCGGCGATCGCGCGGATGATCGAATCGTCAGGGCCGATGTTGTTGCACTGTGCATGCTATCCGCACGAGAACGTGTGGCCGATCATCCCGTCGGGCAAGGGCGTCGACGATCTGCTCGAGGCCTTACCGGCGTGA
- the ilvC gene encoding ketol-acid reductoisomerase: protein MNALYDHDTDAGTLRGKTIAIIGYGSQGRAHALNLHESGARVVVGLREGSASFEEAKRDGLDAQTVSHAVSIADVVMVLAPDEEHGALYMRQIHEHLAPGAYLAFAHGFSIHFGTVVPPKTVNVFMVAPKGPGSLVRTEYEAGRGVPALIAVHQDPSGDTRAVALAYAAGIGAGRAGILETTFKEETETDLFGEQAVLCGGLTSLIQAGFETLVEAGYAPEMAYFECMHEMKLIVDLLYARGIEGMRDGISNTAQFGDYTRGPRVIGSESRAAMRAILAEIQSGAFAQEWVTEHAAGKPRFNEYKRRSDAHPIERIGAQLRSLMPWMREPAIAAEAKARTDEDMKFRVC, encoded by the coding sequence ATGAACGCCCTCTACGATCACGATACCGACGCAGGGACGCTGCGCGGCAAAACGATCGCCATTATCGGCTACGGCAGCCAAGGCCGCGCGCATGCGCTCAACCTGCATGAGTCGGGAGCGCGCGTGGTCGTCGGACTGCGCGAAGGCTCCGCCTCGTTCGAGGAAGCGAAGCGCGACGGTCTCGACGCGCAGACGGTCTCGCATGCCGTCTCGATTGCCGACGTGGTGATGGTACTCGCGCCGGACGAAGAGCACGGCGCGCTCTACATGCGCCAGATCCACGAGCACCTCGCGCCCGGGGCGTATCTCGCCTTTGCTCATGGGTTCTCGATTCACTTCGGAACGGTCGTTCCGCCCAAGACGGTGAACGTGTTCATGGTCGCGCCGAAAGGGCCCGGTTCGCTCGTCCGCACCGAGTACGAAGCCGGACGCGGCGTGCCGGCGTTGATCGCCGTGCATCAAGATCCGAGCGGCGATACGCGCGCGGTGGCGCTTGCGTATGCGGCCGGAATCGGCGCCGGACGCGCCGGCATACTCGAGACGACGTTCAAGGAAGAGACCGAAACCGATCTCTTCGGCGAGCAAGCCGTGCTCTGCGGCGGGCTCACCTCGCTGATCCAAGCGGGCTTCGAAACGCTGGTGGAAGCCGGCTACGCGCCGGAGATGGCCTACTTCGAATGTATGCACGAGATGAAACTCATCGTCGACTTGCTCTATGCGCGCGGCATCGAAGGGATGCGCGATGGTATCAGCAACACCGCCCAATTCGGCGACTACACGCGTGGGCCGCGCGTCATCGGGAGCGAATCGAGGGCGGCGATGCGCGCGATTCTCGCCGAGATCCAGAGCGGCGCGTTCGCGCAGGAATGGGTCACCGAGCACGCGGCGGGCAAACCGCGCTTCAACGAATACAAGCGCCGTTCCGACGCGCACCCGATCGAGCGCATCGGCGCGCAGCTGCGCTCGCTGATGCCGTGGATGCGCGAACCGGCGATCGCGGCCGAGGCGAAGGCCCGTACCGACGAGGACATGAAGTTCAGGGTATGCTGA